One Megalops cyprinoides isolate fMegCyp1 chromosome 23, fMegCyp1.pri, whole genome shotgun sequence genomic region harbors:
- the si:ch73-170d6.2 gene encoding uncharacterized protein si:ch73-170d6.2: MQLKSERLHSGSPSVYKIPLQEVDIDLQDCKKYVFGKDNKRDNRTIMVLGATGAGKSTLINGMINYILGVKWEDGFRFKLIDEGKSKSQAESQTSLVTAYEINYQDGFEISYSVTIIDTPGFGDTRGIDRDRQITDQIRTFFTSCKGISEIDAVCFVTQASLARLTHAQKYVFDAVLSIFGKDIADNIQMLVTFADGQRPPVLEAINVSGVPCPKKNGIPVHFKFNNSALFAENDICANTNEDEADDDCDDNFDKMFWRMGMKSMKHFFTALTKMDTKSLMLTREVLKERKQLETAIVGLQPQVRAGLAKLDEIKRTQQIIQEHEAEISTNEKFEFEVEVVKPVQISIQGTGNYITNCQQCFITCHYPCGIPNDNGKRGCIAIGWDGQCKVCSGKCHWSVHFNQKYRWEYEKVKEKRTSAELKAKYEKAYGAKLSAQEIIEKQGEEILQLQKAVLELLDTSSQCLARLKEIALKPNPLSTPEYINLLIEGEKAEAKEGYLLRIKSLEAMKDQAVIISKVAKKKIPLPDDTEVSNEQMEGGTMKWKKPKTTFEKFKSFFFD, translated from the coding sequence ATGCAACTGAAGAGTGAACGTTTGCATTCTGGATCACCCTCTGTTTACAAAATCCCATTGCAGGAGGTAGATATAGATTTACAAGACTGCAAGAAGTATGTCTTTGGCAAAGACAACAAGAGAGACAATCGGACCATCATGGTCCTTGGGGCAACAGGAGCAGGAAAGTCAACCCTGATTAACGGGATGATCAACTACATCTTGGGTGTGAAATGGGAAGATGGGTTCCGCTTCAAATTAATTGATGAAGGGAAATCAAAATCCCAGGCAGAGAGCCAGACGTCCCTTGTGACTGCCTACGAGATCAATTATCAAGATGGATTTGAGATCAGCTACTCTGTCACCATCATTGATACCCCAGGTTTTGGTGACACTCGAGggatagacagagacagacagatcacTGACCAGATTCGAACATTTTTTACCTCCTGCAAGGGCATCAGTGAGATTGACGCAGTGTGTTTTGTAACTCAGGCTTCTCTTGCTCGattaacacatgcacagaaatatgtgtttgACGCTGTTCTCTCTATTTTTGGAAAAGATATAGCAGACAACATTCAGATGCTGGTGACATTTGCAGATGGACAGCGTCCCCCTGTCCTTGAAGCGATCAATGTTTCTGGGGTGCCGTGCcccaaaaaaaatggaattccCGTTCACTTTAAGTTCAACAATTCTGCTCTGtttgcagaaaatgacatttgtgcTAACACCAATGAGGATGAAGCTGATGATGACTGTGATGATAACTTCGATAAAATGTTCTGGCGCATGGGCATGAAGAGCATGAAGCACTTCTTTACTGCCCTAACTAAGATGGACACCAAGAGTTTAATGTTAACAAGAGAAGTGCTCAAAGAGCGCAAACAGCTCGAAACAGCAATTGTAGGCCTGCAGCCACAGGTACGAGCGGGTTTGGCAAAATTGGATGAAATAAAGAGGACTCAGCAAATCATTCAGGAGCATGAAGCGGAGATAAGCACTAATGAGAAGTTTGAGTTTGAGGTTGAGGTGGTGAAGCCAGTTCAGATTTCCATTCAAGGCACAGGAAATTACATAACCAACTGTCAGCAGTGTTTTATTACCTGCCACTATCCCTGTGGCATACCAAATGATAATGGTAAAAGAGGATGTATTGCAATAGGATGGGATGGCCAGTGCAAAGTTTGTTCTGGAAAATGTCACTGGAGTGTGCACTTCAACCAAAAGTACAGATGGGAGTACgaaaaagtgaaagagaaaagaacatcTGCAGAGCTCAAGGCAAAGTACGAGAAAGCGTATGGCGCCAAATTGTCCGCACAAGAAATAATCGAAAAACAAGGAGAGGAAATTCTGCAGCTTCAGAAAGCAGTACTAGAGCTGTTGGATACCTCCTCTCAATGTTTAGCACGGCTAAAGGAAATTGCCTTAAAGCCCAACCCACTCTCTACACCAGAATACATCAACCTCCTCATTGAAGGTGAAAAAGCAGAAGCCAAAGAGGGGTATTTGCTTCGTATTAAATCTCTGGAAGCTATGAAAGATCAAGCAGTGATTATATCAAAGGTCGccaagaaaaaaatacccttGCCAGATGACACAGAGGTGTCTAATGAACAAATGGAGGGTGGAAccatgaaatggaaaaaacccAAAACTACATTCGAgaaatttaaatcttttttctttgattaG